The Pasteuria penetrans genome segment CTTTGGGGACTGGCGCTTTCTTTTGCTGTTACTCGGCCTATTTGCTATGCTACTATCCCTTTATAAACAGAATGGAACCGCTGCCCTTTTGAGTGGCTCCTTCACTGCCATTGCCATTTTTGGATGGGGAGAAAAACACATCAGTGGCTGGCTTTGCCACCCCAGTACCTTCATGTTTCTGCTTGGTCTAGGGATTCTCTTTCGTTGCTCCATAGAAAAAGAAAGGCGTTCTACCCTAGTCGGCTGTACATTACTCTTATGTGGATTCTGTGCCTACCCCAATCTCTCGCAATGGAAGGGATTGGAGCAAATAGGACCCATGATCTTGAACACCTACTGGCCTGTCCTACTCATCGCTTTAGGTTTCCTTCTCCTCAAACGCCGATGAGTACCTTAAACCGCGATGGCTTCATTCAGGAAGTGGGAGGAGTCGATCCATCTAAGTCCCCCAAGTCATTCTACCGTTCCACGGGAAAAAGAAAAGAGGGGTCCCAAGAGCGGACAGGTCGACTCCTCCCCGTCCTGGGAAATCCCATTGCATGCAATCCTTACCCCTGAAAAACCATCGGAAGTCACAGCTGGAATTGAAAAGTACACTTCCGTCTACGTTTTTCATCCCCTTCGAGCACATGAACTCTGAACAAAAAAGATTATGCAAACGCGAAAGATGCCACAACTCAATGGGAAAACCACAATAGGATCACAAAAATAGAACACCATCTTTAGTTATTTTTAAAAAATTACAAAAAATGATACGCACAACCCATAGTCATCCCGATCACCGCTTTCACCTGGACCCACGGGGTAGAACGAAAATACACCCACTGCAGGGAATCCCATGAATAGGGGAAAATCACGGGGGAATCAATCCTCTTCTCTACCCCTCCTTCCCCATTGTACCCTCCTCTCTTGTTCCCTCTTGGGAAATCGAATCCCTTTCCCCCTGTGGAGGCAAAATCAACTGACTTAGATCAGCGAAGGTGAGAATACGATCCGCAATAGTGCGTAACAATGTCAATCGATTCTCCCGAATCCCCTGATCCTCAACCATAACAAGGACCTCAGCAAAAAAGCGATGAATCATTGGCATCACAGACGTAAACGCACAATACATACCATAGGCATCCCCTGACTGTTGTGCACGCAGAAAGGACTCCTCTGCAACCTGGAACGTATGGTATAAATCAACCTCAGCAGGTTCCCACAATAGGGGTATACGAATCTCACCCCCTGGCCTCGCACGTTTCGCCAAACGGGCAGCCCGCGTATAAGCTTCTACCTCACTGCGAAAAGAGGATCGATAACGCACCCTCTCCAATACCCTTCCCTTTGCCAACACAAGATGGGGCACATCCGTTGATCCTGCCCGAAGTGCCATGCAGGTATCCGTCGGTACATCGCTCTTCTCCAGAATAGAAACCATCCTCAGGGCAAAAAATTCCCTCAGAGCCTCGAGGATGGAGGAACACGATGAGGAGATCAAATCCTCCTCCCTCAGCAAATCCAGCGTAAGCTCCCAGAAATCACCCAGTCCCACCCCGGACCATACGGGATCCAAAAGTATCGTCATTATCGCCTGGGCCCTACGGCGCAGACCATGGGGATCTTGGGAACCCGTGGGCCTTATACCCACCGCAAAGTAGGAGGTAACCATCTCCATCTTATCCAGCAAAGCCAATAGAATCCCGAGCTTAGACCCCGGCAATCGATCATCCGCATGTCTGGGAAGCAAATGTTCCCCAATCGCCTCTACAACCGCAACCGGCTCGCCTGTCTTACAAGCATAGTGAGCACCTATCGTTCCCTCCAGCTCGGGAAACTCTTGCACCATCATCGTCGCCAGATCAAATTTGGATAGGATCGTCGCACGTTCCAACCATTGTTGCTCCGTCGACGTCAACCCATACCTTGGCCCCAACGTACTCGCCATTGCATGCAAACGCCGCACACGTTGCCCCACACTGCCAAGCTGTTCGTGGTTCACAATCCTATCCAACTGCCCAACAAAGTCCTGCGGATTTTTCCGTCTATCCATCTCATAAAAGAATCGCGCATCGGCCAAACGAGCCGCAATCACCCGCTCATTACCTGATGCCACCGTCTCTATCGACTCCATATTTCCATTACGAACCGCGACAAAAAAGGGCTGAATCTTCCCCTCCTTATCCCGCACGGAAAAGTAGCGCTGGTGGACACGCATCGTTGTCAATAACACATCATCTGGTAAGTCCATACTAGATGGCGGCAATGCCCCTATGAAAGAAGTGGGAAACTCGAGCAGGTCAGTTACCTCCTCCAAGAGATCCGTTGGCGCATCCACAATAAGGTTCTCCCTCTCCTCCAACTCACGAAGCTGCGATACAATTCGTTGGCGCCGTTCCACCCGGTCCACCAATACGCATTGCTCACGCAACTGCTGCACGTAGGAAGAAGGATGATGAACCTCTATAACACGACCCAAAAATCGATGTCCACGTGTAGTATTGTGCGCACGCAGACCAGCCCAGCAGAAGGGAAGGACCCGATCCCCATGCAACAATAACAACCACCGCACAGGTCGAATGAATCGAACCCCTGGCGGACCAAAACGCATGCTGTTAGGAAGCGATAAATTTTGCAAAATACGGGGGATGCCCTCCAACAAACAATCCTCTGTAGAACGACCACCCCGTTTCACCTTAGAAAAAACATAGAGATCCCCACCTACCTCCCGTACACTCAGATCCTCAGAACAAATACCCTGCTTGCGCGCAAAACCTAATGCCTGTTTCGTCCATTCCCCCTGTGCATTCTGTGCAAGGGAAAGGGAAGGCCCCCGCACCTCTTCCCAAGACTGGCCCTGACTTATAGCTACCTGTTCCACACGGACTGCCAAACGCCGTGGCGTTGAATAAGATTTCGCATCCTTGTAGGATATTTCAGACCCTTCCAAAAATGTTTCCACAGCAGTTCGCAACTGCTGTTCCAAGGATAATAAAAAACGGGCCGGTATCTCCTCACAGCCTATTTCGAGTAGCAAATCTTCCTTGCGCATCCCTCTCTGTACCCCCCCATTTCTTACCCTTATTCCCTCTATGAATCTTTCTTTCCTACTTCCACATCGGACGCGGGGAGAAGGGGATAGCCCATCCTCTTCCGCTCTGCGATATAACACCTCGCCACCCGCCGCGCCAATGTACGAACCCTTCCTATATACTCCACCCGTTCCGCTACCCCCAGGGAACCCCTGGATTCCAATACGTTCAGGGTATGCGAACATTTCAAAATACAATCGTAAGCGGGAAACGCTAGTTGCCTCTCATTCAGAATCCGATCTGCTTCTCGCTCATACATTTCAAAGAGTTGAACAAGCCAATCCACATTGGAAACGTCCAATGCATAAGTTGACTGTTCGTATTCTTCCTGCAAAAAAACGTCCTTATATCGCAAGGTAGGCGAAATCTCGAGTTCAAATACACTGGTTTTCCTCTGTATGTAGGAAGCCAAACGCTCTAAACCGTAGGTAATTTCCGCCGGAATGATTTCCATCTCAAGACTACCTACCTGTTGAAAATAGGTAAACTGTGTCACCTCCATACCATCCAACCATACCTCCCAACCGAGTCCTGCGGCCCCTAGAGTAGGATTTTCCCAATTATCCTCCACGAAACGCACATCATGCCCGCAAAGATCAATTCCTAGGGCACCCAAACTGTCCAGGTATAGATCCTGAATCGTCTCGGGTGCCGGTTTGATAAGCACCTGAAATTGATGATGCTTATACAACCGATTGGGGTTTTCCCCGTAACGACCATCAGTTGGACGACGGGAGGGTTCAAGATAAGCAACACGGAATGGTTCAGGTCCCAACGAACGCAGAAAGGTGAGTGGATTCATCGTCCCCGCTCCCTTTTCCACATCGTAGGGATGTAGAATAGCACAGTCATGTTTAGCCCAAAAGTGCTGTAAGGCATCAATCATCATCAACCAGTTCATCCTATCCCCCCTCTCCTAACCATTTGGTGGATAGCAAAGTTTGTAAAACCCGGGATGTACGCAAAGAACACGGCAAATGCGCCGCCAACCAAGCGGCGCAAGCCCGGGCCAATTCCGCACGTGTCGATGCCCTAATCGACACCCGGCCCAGTCCCTCCAGCGTAGACAAATCAACCAATTTTGGCAACACATGCCGCGTAGCTGACGAAAGTAACAACCGACACCTACACCCCGTCCGTGGCCAACAAACCGAACAAAGCCGCCCACCCTCGCTAGGTGCCCAATGCCAAGGGATCCGATCGGCTCCACAATGAACACAACGCGAGACCACAGGTTTCCAACCCGCTGCATCCGCAACACGAAGCTCAACCACTCTTGTGAGGAAATCAGCATCAAAACGCTCTGCTAAACTGGTGAACGCCGTCTGCAGAAACCGGTACAGTGCAGGTTGCGGTTCCTTTTCTGGGCAACTATGCAGCAAAACTTCACACCAGTAGGCAGCATACGCGCAAAGCAAAAGATTACTACGCAGGGGCGCATACAACGATAGGGATTCCGCCCACCGCACTACGGGTAACCCACCACCGTGAATTGTATAACTCCACATGGCTTCCTGAACAGGCATCGTAACGGACCGGAGGCGACTCCATAATCCCCGTGCCCGCGGTGCCAGAAGAGTCATAGGACCCATTGTTTCTGTAAACAGACGAACGATCCGATCACTTTCCCCATAGGGAAGAGTACATAAAACAAAACCCCGGCAAGTTTGAACCATAGTAGGAGAACCCCTCATCTTTACGTAGACGATGGCACGATGGAAGGGGAGGATGAAGAGAGGGGGGGAGGAACCATGGAAAAAGCCGCTGAAAGCATATCCGAATCGGGGGTTCCCTCCTGCCCCCGAATCCGATGACGATTCAAATCCCCCTGCTCAAAAATCTCCCGCGATAACGTATGGGAATCCCTAGTCACTTCTATATCCCGATACAACAAATAAGCCTCTAGATTACCCGTAGCTGCGAAATAATTCCAAACAAATTCACGCACTCCGGCACCATCCCTTCCTAGGCCCGTAAGTAGTTTATCCGCTTCTACCTGTCGTAGCACGATTGTCCCCATACTCTCCATAGATCCCAAAACCAACCATCCCCTGGAAAACACAAATCACTCTAGAACCCAGCTGGGAATATGCAACAGCATAAACACATCCCACGAAAGGAAGGCACTAGCCGCCCCCCTTTCCTCCGTCCAAGCCCAACTGCCGCAAGGCCCCAGACTCCTGACGCCAATCCCTCTTTACCTTAACCCAAAGCTCGAGATAGATACGGCAAGAGAACAACCTCTCCATCTCCAACCGTGCCAACTCACCCAATTTTCTCACCATATCACCATTCTTGCCAATGATAATGCCCTTTTGTGAATCACGCTCGACATACACAGTAGCGCGAATACTCCACAGCATTCGTTGACCCTTCGATGACATCCTCTTCACCAGTGAATCCACCTGTACAGCAACAGAATGGGGCACTTCCTGCGCCGTATGCAATAACACCTGCTCACGAATCAATTCCGCCAACAACTGTTGGTCGGATTGATCGGTCCACTGCCCTTTTTCATAATATATAGGACCCGTCGGTAGAAGAGCCTCGATCTGCCCACATAGTATGTCCATAGCCTCGCCATGCAAAGCGGAGATAGGCACAACAGCCTTAACATCAATCTGTTTCTGAACTGCATCCATAAGTGGCAACAACTGAGTAGGATGGACACGATCTATTTTATTAATCACCACTAACACATGCGCACGCTGTTGCCGTAGGCGATGGAATAAAAAACGGTCCCCGGGGCCGAGATTCCCATCAGCAGACAACAACAGGAGAAGAACATCGGCCTGATGTAAGGAGCGCTCCAATCTTTGGAAAAGATGTACACCCAACCTATTTCGGGGCCGATGTACACCAGGTGTATCCAAAAAAATCATCTGGCTGTGCGCAGTCGTACGCACACCCCGAATGGTATGGCGTGTTGTCTGCGGCCTCGGTGAAACAATGGCCACCTTCCGACCTACCAACCGATTGAGCAACGTAGACTTCCCGACGTTGGGTCGACCCACCA includes the following:
- the recO gene encoding DNA repair protein RecO, whose protein sequence is MVQTCRGFVLCTLPYGESDRIVRLFTETMGPMTLLAPRARGLWSRLRSVTMPVQEAMWSYTIHGGGLPVVRWAESLSLYAPLRSNLLLCAYAAYWCEVLLHSCPEKEPQPALYRFLQTAFTSLAERFDADFLTRVVELRVADAAGWKPVVSRCVHCGADRIPWHWAPSEGGRLCSVCWPRTGCRCRLLLSSATRHVLPKLVDLSTLEGLGRVSIRASTRAELARACAAWLAAHLPCSLRTSRVLQTLLSTKWLGEGG
- the glyS gene encoding glycine--tRNA ligase subunit beta, encoding MRKEDLLLEIGCEEIPARFLLSLEQQLRTAVETFLEGSEISYKDAKSYSTPRRLAVRVEQVAISQGQSWEEVRGPSLSLAQNAQGEWTKQALGFARKQGICSEDLSVREVGGDLYVFSKVKRGGRSTEDCLLEGIPRILQNLSLPNSMRFGPPGVRFIRPVRWLLLLHGDRVLPFCWAGLRAHNTTRGHRFLGRVIEVHHPSSYVQQLREQCVLVDRVERRQRIVSQLRELEERENLIVDAPTDLLEEVTDLLEFPTSFIGALPPSSMDLPDDVLLTTMRVHQRYFSVRDKEGKIQPFFVAVRNGNMESIETVASGNERVIAARLADARFFYEMDRRKNPQDFVGQLDRIVNHEQLGSVGQRVRRLHAMASTLGPRYGLTSTEQQWLERATILSKFDLATMMVQEFPELEGTIGAHYACKTGEPVAVVEAIGEHLLPRHADDRLPGSKLGILLALLDKMEMVTSYFAVGIRPTGSQDPHGLRRRAQAIMTILLDPVWSGVGLGDFWELTLDLLREEDLISSSCSSILEALREFFALRMVSILEKSDVPTDTCMALRAGSTDVPHLVLAKGRVLERVRYRSSFRSEVEAYTRAARLAKRARPGGEIRIPLLWEPAEVDLYHTFQVAEESFLRAQQSGDAYGMYCAFTSVMPMIHRFFAEVLVMVEDQGIRENRLTLLRTIADRILTFADLSQLILPPQGERDSISQEGTREEGTMGKEG
- a CDS encoding YqzL family protein — translated: MESMGTIVLRQVEADKLLTGLGRDGAGVREFVWNYFAATGNLEAYLLYRDIEVTRDSHTLSREIFEQGDLNRHRIRGQEGTPDSDMLSAAFSMVPPPLSSSSPSIVPSST
- the era gene encoding GTPase Era; translated protein: MAFTPTEWVMFRSGFITLVGRPNVGKSTLLNRLVGRKVAIVSPRPQTTRHTIRGVRTTAHSQMIFLDTPGVHRPRNRLGVHLFQRLERSLHQADVLLLLLSADGNLGPGDRFLFHRLRQQRAHVLVVINKIDRVHPTQLLPLMDAVQKQIDVKAVVPISALHGEAMDILCGQIEALLPTGPIYYEKGQWTDQSDQQLLAELIREQVLLHTAQEVPHSVAVQVDSLVKRMSSKGQRMLWSIRATVYVERDSQKGIIIGKNGDMVRKLGELARLEMERLFSCRIYLELWVKVKRDWRQESGALRQLGLDGGKGGG
- the glyQ gene encoding glycine--tRNA ligase subunit alpha — translated: MNWLMMIDALQHFWAKHDCAILHPYDVEKGAGTMNPLTFLRSLGPEPFRVAYLEPSRRPTDGRYGENPNRLYKHHQFQVLIKPAPETIQDLYLDSLGALGIDLCGHDVRFVEDNWENPTLGAAGLGWEVWLDGMEVTQFTYFQQVGSLEMEIIPAEITYGLERLASYIQRKTSVFELEISPTLRYKDVFLQEEYEQSTYALDVSNVDWLVQLFEMYEREADRILNERQLAFPAYDCILKCSHTLNVLESRGSLGVAERVEYIGRVRTLARRVARCYIAERKRMGYPLLPASDVEVGKKDS